The nucleotide window GCGGGGGAGAGGTCGGACAAACAATTCGGGCACCGAAGCCACTCAGACAGGGTCTGGAGTGGGTTCGGTGCCCGAACCGGCTCACCTGGGGTGCTAGTGGTGATCGCCGTGGCTCTCTTCGAGTTCCTTGCTGCCGACCGGTGCGATCCGGTCTTCGAAGAACCAGCGTGACAGCCCAGCGCGGATCCTCTGCACGGGCGAGATCTTGCCCTGCGCGTTGGGTGCGACGGTGAGCGGCTTGTAGTCCGTGTAGCTGACCAGTTTCCAGCGCTCGTACTCGTCGACGGGCTGGTGCACCTCGATGTACTCGCCACCGGGCAGACGCACGATCCGGCCGGACTCGTAGCCGTGCAGCACGATCTCGCGGTCCTTCTTCATGAGCGCGAGGCAGACGCGCTTGGTGATGAAGTAGGCGATGAACGGGCCGAGGATGACGACGGCCTGCAGGGTGTGGATGACACCCTCCATCGTGAGCTTGAAGTGCGTCGCGATGATGTCCGAGGACGCGGCTGCCCACAGTCCGGCGTAGAACGTGACACCGGCGGCTCCGATGGCGGTTCGGGTCGGAGCGTTGCGGGGTCGGTCCAGGATGTGGTGTTCGCGCTTGTCGCCGGTGACCCAGGCCTCCAGGAACGGGTAGAACAGCACCACGGCGATGAACAGGCCCAGGCCCACCAGGGGAATGAGGATGTTGAACGACCAGGTGTGGCCGAGCCAGACCATCTCGAGTCCCGGCGGGATCAGGCGGAGGGCTCCGTCGGCGAAGCCGATGTACCAGTCGGGTTGGGTGCCGGCGGATACGGGGGAGGGGTCGTACGGTCCGTAGTTCCAGATCGGGTTGATCGTGAAGAACGAGGCCAGCAGCATCACGACGCCGAAGACGATGAAGAAGAATCCACCGGCCTTCGCGGCGTAGACCGGCAGGACCGGGTAGCCGACGACGTTGTTGTTGGTGCGGCCCGCTCCGGGGTACTGCGTGTGCTTGTGCACCACGACGAAGAGCAGGTGCATGGCGATCAACGCGACGATGATGGCCGGCAGCAGCAGGATGTGCAGGGAGTAGAGCCGTCCGACGATGTCGGTGCCCGGGAACTCGCCGCCGAACAGCAGGAACGAGATCCAGGTGCCCACAACGGGGATGCCCTTGACCATGCCGTCGATGATGCGCAGTCCGTTACCGGAGAGCAGGTCGTCGGGGAGCGAGTATCCGGTG belongs to Cryobacterium sp. SO2 and includes:
- a CDS encoding ubiquinol-cytochrome c reductase cytochrome b subunit, whose product is MKSADTKKSGGFTGAAANYIDERTSISTAVKELGRKIFPDHWSFLLGEVALYSFVIILLSGSFLTFFFQASMAEVHYDGSYVPLKGVEMSVAMASSLDISFDVRGGLLMRQVHHWAALLFVASIGLHMLRIYFTGAFRKPRELNWVIGFVLFILAMAEGFTGYSLPDDLLSGNGLRIIDGMVKGIPVVGTWISFLLFGGEFPGTDIVGRLYSLHILLLPAIIVALIAMHLLFVVVHKHTQYPGAGRTNNNVVGYPVLPVYAAKAGGFFFIVFGVVMLLASFFTINPIWNYGPYDPSPVSAGTQPDWYIGFADGALRLIPPGLEMVWLGHTWSFNILIPLVGLGLFIAVVLFYPFLEAWVTGDKREHHILDRPRNAPTRTAIGAAGVTFYAGLWAAASSDIIATHFKLTMEGVIHTLQAVVILGPFIAYFITKRVCLALMKKDREIVLHGYESGRIVRLPGGEYIEVHQPVDEYERWKLVSYTDYKPLTVAPNAQGKISPVQRIRAGLSRWFFEDRIAPVGSKELEESHGDHH